The Streptomyces rimosus genomic interval GCCCGCTACGCCGCCAACCTCATCGGCTGCCGGGTCAACCACCTCTACAACAAGCTCTCGGCCGACGTGCAGGCCACCATCGTCAAGGACGTGGAGACCGCCGCGCTGATCGTCGACCCCCGGTTCGACGACCGCGCCGCCGAACTGACCGCGCTGGCCCCGGTGCCGACCGTACTGACCCTGGGCCCCGCGAAGACCGGCACCGACCTGCTGGAACTGGCGTCCGCCGAGAGCGACGAGCCGGTGCCCAGCGGCGCCCGGCCCGAGGACATCTGCACCATCCGCCACACCGGCGGCACCACCGGTCACCCCAAGGGCATCTGCACCACCTACGGGCAGGTCCGCACCTTCGTCGCGGACGACGACGAGGACGCGGGCGACGCCAAGGTGCTGTGGGAGCGCCCCGCCGACCAGGAGGGCAACCGGCTGCTGGTGTGCACCACGCTGGCGCACGCGGCCGGCATGATGGCCGACGTCACGCTGCGCGAGCACGGGCTCGTGGTGCTCCTGGAGGACTTCGACCCGGCCGAGGTGCTGGCGACGATCGAGCGGGAGAAGATCACTCACCTCTTCCTGCTGCCGCCGCTGCTCTACCGGCTCACCGACCACCCGGACGCGGCCACCACCGACACCTCCAGCCTGCGCTGCCTGACCTACGGCGGCTGCCAGTCCTCGCCCGCCCGCATCGCCGACGCCATCCGCCGCTTCGGCCCGGTGCTGGTGCAGTTCTACGGGCAGAACGAGGCCGGCGGCATCAGCGTGCTGCCCGCCGAGGACCACGACCCGGACAACCTGGAGCGGCTGCGCTCGGCCGGCCGCATCCTGCCCAACGTCGAGGTCGCGGTGCGCGACGAGAACGGCCGCGACCTGCCGCGCGG includes:
- a CDS encoding AMP-binding protein, which produces MPDTAHDFRTYVEENLDALGTDPGRVALVHQGRRVTAGEFRALVHRMARAMRKQGIDRGRTVTLLSGNLPETVAARYAANLIGCRVNHLYNKLSADVQATIVKDVETAALIVDPRFDDRAAELTALAPVPTVLTLGPAKTGTDLLELASAESDEPVPSGARPEDICTIRHTGGTTGHPKGICTTYGQVRTFVADDDEDAGDAKVLWERPADQEGNRLLVCTTLAHAAGMMADVTLREHGLVVLLEDFDPAEVLATIEREKITHLFLLPPLLYRLTDHPDAATTDTSSLRCLTYGGCQSSPARIADAIRRFGPVLVQFYGQNEAGGISVLPAEDHDPDNLERLRSAGRILPNVEVAVRDENGRDLPRGEHGEICIRSASIMQGYWKQPELTAEVLRDGWLHTGDIGFLDADDYLTIVDRIKDMIVVVGGHVYTTELEDLLNSHPGVLQSAVFGVRDEDRMEQVYAAVVLADGADVDADQLRAMVREARGAMYEPAHIEFVEQLPLTDAGKPDKKQLRAQATRTAA